From one Lolium rigidum isolate FL_2022 chromosome 4, APGP_CSIRO_Lrig_0.1, whole genome shotgun sequence genomic stretch:
- the LOC124649853 gene encoding VQ motif-containing protein 4-like gives MEVAAHPKQQLLPMAPQDPNSPSSSTSSSSPSSAAAASPRPHHPLPPSPRPVPRTIDTTPFPTTFVQADSASFKQVVQMLTGADMPPPAPSSSAQRPPANKAHHHGVAPCRPKKPAFKLYERRSGMKNLKMIAPLAMASAAGASPRKALPDLLSPSVLDFPSLALSPVTPLVHDPFNRSASASPAEQEAAAAERAAIARKGFFLHPSPRGEAPPPRLLPLFPVTSPRMASAAAAPSE, from the coding sequence ATGGAAGTTGCTGCTCATCCCAAGCAACAACTCCTCCCCATGGCGCCGCAGGACCCCAACTCcccgtcctcctccacctcttcctcctcgccgtcctccgccgccgccgcgtcccctcGTCCGCACCACCCGCTCCCGCCGTCCCCCAGGCCGGTCCCCCGCACCATCGACACCACCCCGTTCCCCACCACCTTCGTCCAGGCCGACAGCGCCTCCTTCAAGCAGGTCGTGCAGATGCTCACCGGCGCCGACATGCCGCCGCCGGCCCCGTCCTCGTCAGCCCAGCGCCCGCCCGCCAACAAGGCCCACCACCACGGCGTCGCCCCGTGCCGGCCCAAGAAGCCGGCTTTCAAGCTGTACGAGCGCCGCAGCGGCATGAAGAACCTCAAGATGATCGCGCCGCTGGCCATGGCCTCCGCCGCCGGCGCGTCCCCGAGGAAGGCGCTCCCGGACCTGCTGTCGCCCAGCGTGCTCGACTTCCCGTCCCTGGCGCTCAGCCCCGTCACGCCGCTGGTGCACGACCCCTTCAACCGGTCCGCGTCCGCGTCCCCGGCGgagcaggaggcggcggccgcggagCGCGCCGCCATCGCGCGCAAGGGCTTCTTCCTCCACCCATCGCCCCGCGGCGAGGCCCCGCCGCCGAGGCTCCTGCCGCTGTTCCCCGTCACCTCCCCCAGAATGGCctcggccgcggcggcgccgtcgGAGTGA